In Fluviispira sanaruensis, a genomic segment contains:
- a CDS encoding hybrid sensor histidine kinase/response regulator, protein MASELSKDLDKALASQILKNVSTGIALFNSGDRYMYWCNATFKKQTWFGGVGKSAAKVNIDDLFEAKDQPLIYELFNIALKLGQAYDYQRQVRRGPVGSFPAEIKLHKIPIANNEILICMEISDLSLTKMYDELQNTHAQMRDKLADLMTTQAELHYSVRMNTISEIGADIAHQLINPITMCRGILQTQILPALNTNNTAQDDLKKALQYMQDIQDLAVWFRKFSNPKLSETQISNVMSMVDDALMLNVHRFTTQGITYKIRKDDTYDPTVVANPVNFIMWLNAAFAELCDVITQGNSVIYIDINGNEDFVTISAQCSCIPGGKQKVEIATLEKFANKMPGSAKFEAMLQESHILFSIGLTCFQEEESQKEEGTENTEIGTTQKYTGSAKPLVLIVDDESDIRRLVKRAMKQSGWESVEAEDGLQALEYFQQEDKKAIAERIVAIISDVRMPRMTGPHFLVALREEKVNTPFIFFSSNIVDQGDGGFKYENVFYMTKESGMDALKKIVARFMPAVTNGDAVEAKS, encoded by the coding sequence AAGCAAGGACTTGGACAAAGCTCTTGCTTCGCAAATTCTAAAAAATGTTTCAACCGGTATTGCCTTATTTAATTCTGGCGATCGATATATGTATTGGTGCAATGCTACTTTTAAGAAACAAACATGGTTCGGTGGCGTTGGAAAATCTGCTGCAAAAGTAAATATAGATGATCTTTTTGAAGCAAAAGATCAGCCTTTAATTTATGAATTATTCAATATTGCCTTAAAATTAGGTCAGGCCTATGACTATCAAAGGCAAGTACGGAGAGGTCCGGTTGGTTCTTTTCCTGCTGAAATTAAATTGCACAAAATACCGATAGCAAACAATGAAATATTAATTTGCATGGAAATTTCAGATTTAAGTTTAACTAAAATGTATGATGAACTGCAGAATACACATGCACAAATGCGTGATAAATTAGCTGACTTAATGACAACCCAAGCAGAACTGCATTATTCAGTTCGTATGAATACAATCTCAGAAATTGGTGCGGATATTGCTCATCAGTTGATAAATCCAATTACAATGTGCCGAGGGATTTTACAAACACAAATTTTACCCGCCTTAAATACAAATAACACAGCGCAGGATGATTTAAAAAAGGCCTTGCAATATATGCAAGACATTCAAGATCTCGCTGTCTGGTTTAGAAAGTTTTCCAATCCAAAATTATCTGAAACACAAATATCAAATGTCATGAGCATGGTAGATGATGCCTTAATGCTGAATGTTCATCGCTTTACGACGCAAGGTATTACTTATAAAATTCGTAAAGATGACACATATGATCCCACTGTTGTAGCAAACCCAGTAAATTTTATAATGTGGTTAAATGCGGCATTTGCAGAACTTTGTGACGTTATAACACAAGGTAACAGTGTAATTTATATTGATATCAACGGGAATGAAGATTTTGTTACGATATCGGCGCAATGCTCATGTATCCCTGGTGGTAAACAAAAAGTAGAAATTGCGACTCTCGAAAAATTTGCAAATAAAATGCCCGGCAGTGCAAAATTTGAAGCCATGCTGCAAGAGTCACATATTTTATTTAGTATCGGCTTAACCTGTTTCCAAGAAGAAGAGTCACAAAAAGAAGAAGGAACAGAAAATACCGAGATAGGGACAACGCAAAAATACACAGGCAGTGCGAAGCCGCTCGTTCTCATAGTGGATGACGAATCAGATATTCGCAGACTGGTTAAACGTGCAATGAAACAATCGGGCTGGGAATCGGTAGAGGCAGAAGACGGACTTCAAGCTCTAGAGTATTTCCAACAAGAAGATAAAAAAGCGATTGCCGAAAGAATTGTGGCAATAATAAGCGATGTGCGCATGCCGAGAATGACTGGCCCCCACTTTTTGGTTGCCTTGCGTGAAGAAAAAGTAAACACACCCTTTATCTTTTTTAGCAGCAACATTGTTGATCAAGGTGATGGTGGTTTTAAATATGAAAATGTATTTTATATGACAAAAGAATCGGGCATGGAT